A window of Rhizobium acidisoli contains these coding sequences:
- the flgK gene encoding flagellar hook-associated protein FlgK has protein sequence MSLTSALNTAQGIFNNTGTQSSVVSNNISNAGNKDYVRRQAMLTTSLNGAQVVKIDRAQEDALLRQYLKSSSQDSAQQTLLSGLEDLKSIMGGNDYETSPSTYLGVFQQKLQAFRTTPGSTVAAQGAITAAQDVANSLNNASTSVQDVRASADKQISTAVDTLNTLLSQFETANNAVKTATATGADASSALDEREKALKQISQIVGVSATTRDNNDMVLSTSDGTILFETIPRTVTFQAKDAYNATITGNSVYIDGVALPRGSGSTATGQGSLQSLLQVRDEIAPNFQKQLDEIARGLVSLFKEQSTSGTPAYVTGLFTWSGDTVEAGSTAVAGMASTITVSSTVITSQGGDPMRLRDGGVNADGVVNNTTHLSGYTTDLDSLYNALGSDMDFDPATGTTVGFDTTTGIDSNVSIMEYATNSLGWLEQYRSNATTAAENTSAALSRSDEAYSNETGVNLDEELTLLLDIEQSYKAATKILNAVDEMLKSLLDIAS, from the coding sequence ATGTCGCTCACGTCCGCACTTAATACCGCGCAGGGAATATTCAACAATACCGGCACGCAGAGCAGTGTCGTATCGAACAATATTTCGAATGCCGGCAACAAGGATTACGTGCGCCGACAGGCGATGCTCACCACGTCCCTGAACGGCGCGCAGGTCGTCAAGATCGACCGGGCGCAAGAAGATGCCCTGCTGCGCCAATATCTGAAATCATCCTCTCAGGACAGCGCCCAGCAGACCCTGCTCAGCGGTCTCGAGGATCTGAAGTCGATCATGGGTGGCAACGACTACGAAACGTCGCCATCCACTTATCTCGGTGTTTTCCAGCAGAAGCTGCAGGCCTTCCGCACGACGCCGGGCAGCACCGTCGCCGCCCAGGGCGCCATCACCGCCGCCCAGGACGTCGCCAACTCGCTGAACAACGCGTCGACTTCCGTGCAGGATGTCCGCGCCAGTGCCGACAAGCAGATCTCTACCGCGGTCGATACGCTGAATACGCTGCTCAGCCAGTTCGAGACGGCCAACAATGCGGTGAAGACCGCCACGGCCACGGGCGCGGATGCCTCCAGCGCTCTCGACGAGCGCGAGAAGGCCCTCAAGCAGATTTCGCAGATCGTCGGTGTCAGCGCGACGACGCGCGACAACAACGACATGGTGCTAAGCACCTCTGACGGGACGATTCTCTTCGAGACGATCCCGCGCACGGTGACGTTCCAGGCGAAGGATGCCTACAACGCCACCATAACCGGCAATTCGGTCTATATCGACGGTGTCGCGCTCCCACGTGGCAGCGGATCGACGGCGACGGGGCAGGGGAGCCTTCAGTCGCTCCTGCAGGTCCGTGACGAGATCGCTCCCAACTTCCAGAAGCAGCTCGATGAAATCGCCCGCGGCCTGGTCTCGCTCTTCAAGGAGCAGAGCACGTCGGGTACCCCGGCCTATGTGACCGGTCTCTTCACCTGGAGCGGCGACACGGTCGAGGCCGGCAGCACCGCGGTTGCCGGCATGGCGTCGACCATCACCGTCAGCAGCACCGTCATCACCTCGCAGGGCGGCGACCCGATGCGCCTGCGCGATGGCGGCGTCAACGCCGATGGCGTCGTCAACAACACTACCCACCTCAGCGGCTATACGACTGACCTCGATAGTCTTTATAATGCCTTGGGGTCCGATATGGATTTCGATCCGGCAACCGGAACGACAGTCGGTTTCGACACCACGACGGGCATCGATTCGAACGTCAGCATCATGGAATACGCTACGAATTCCCTCGGCTGGCTCGAGCAGTACCGCAGCAACGCCACGACCGCGGCGGAGAACACCTCGGCGGCGCTGTCGCGCTCGGACGAGGCCTATTCCAACGAGACCGGCGTCAACCTCGACGAGGAACTGACGCTGCTCCTCGACATAGAGCAGTCCTACAAGGCGGCGACCAAAATCCTGAACGCTGTCGACGAAATGTTGAAGTCATTGCTGGATATTGCGAGTTAA
- a CDS encoding flagellar hook-associated family protein, giving the protein MKSSFISSSAIQNAMRLTIRQGQNQMTKATMEATTGVYADIGVSLGGNAARSVDFSREVDRIDTIKSSNSLVTARMESSQLGLSKMKDVGDGLVSKLTALQGSHDPGSITVAIQSATSALSTMMDTANTMVNGEYLFSGINTDVQPLTDQTTATSADIVTALNTYATGLGKGVSDLTGDEMETFITTTVEPMFSEANWTNATTGWSQASSQNMTSRISNSEVIESSTNANSEGMRYMALASVMTSALLGQDLSSDAMSTVSKQAISYTTKATSGLVTQASQLGLSQERVKKSNDALDAQSNIIKNKLVDLQGVDPYEASTLVKTLETQLETAYTIVSKIQQLSLVNYL; this is encoded by the coding sequence ATGAAGAGCTCATTTATTTCAAGTTCGGCCATTCAGAATGCGATGCGTTTGACCATTCGTCAGGGGCAGAACCAGATGACGAAGGCGACGATGGAGGCAACGACGGGTGTCTATGCCGACATCGGTGTCTCGCTCGGCGGCAATGCCGCCAGAAGCGTCGACTTCAGCCGCGAGGTCGACAGGATCGATACGATCAAATCGAGCAATTCGCTCGTCACCGCGCGCATGGAATCCTCGCAACTCGGCCTGTCCAAGATGAAGGACGTCGGCGACGGCCTTGTTTCAAAGCTGACGGCGCTCCAGGGCAGCCACGATCCCGGCAGCATTACCGTCGCCATCCAGTCGGCGACCAGCGCGCTCTCCACCATGATGGACACGGCCAATACCATGGTGAACGGCGAATACCTGTTCTCCGGCATCAATACCGATGTGCAGCCGCTGACTGACCAGACGACGGCGACGAGTGCAGATATCGTCACCGCGCTGAATACCTATGCGACGGGCCTCGGCAAGGGTGTCAGCGATCTCACCGGCGACGAAATGGAGACCTTCATTACGACAACGGTCGAGCCGATGTTCAGCGAGGCAAACTGGACCAATGCGACGACCGGCTGGTCGCAGGCATCGAGCCAGAACATGACGAGCCGCATCAGCAATTCGGAAGTCATCGAATCCTCGACCAACGCCAACTCCGAAGGCATGCGCTACATGGCGCTCGCCTCGGTGATGACCTCGGCGCTGCTCGGCCAGGACCTCAGCAGCGATGCGATGAGCACGGTGTCGAAGCAGGCGATCAGCTATACGACGAAGGCGACCAGCGGCCTCGTCACCCAGGCAAGCCAACTCGGCCTTTCCCAGGAGCGCGTCAAGAAGTCCAACGACGCCCTCGACGCCCAGTCTAATATCATCAAGAACAAGCTCGTCGATCTCCAGGGCGTCGATCCTTACGAGGCCTCGACCCTCGTCAAGACTTTGGAAACACAGCTTGAAACGGCTTATACGATCGTCTCGAAGATCCAGCAGTTGAGTCTCGTAAACTACCTTTGA
- the flaF gene encoding flagellar biosynthesis regulator FlaF — MYQFSYAEVMQDSVADAKEREWQVLDRSIDLLSLAREKEKYGREAIEALFYTRRVWISFIEDLKHPDNQLEIELRANLISIAIWILKECDRIRKRLSNNYQGIIDVTTIIRDGLK, encoded by the coding sequence ATGTATCAGTTCTCTTATGCCGAAGTCATGCAGGACTCGGTGGCCGACGCGAAAGAGCGGGAATGGCAGGTTCTTGACCGGTCCATAGATCTGCTGTCGTTGGCGCGCGAAAAGGAAAAATACGGCCGGGAAGCCATCGAAGCCCTGTTTTATACCCGCCGGGTATGGATCAGCTTCATCGAGGATCTGAAACATCCCGACAATCAGCTGGAGATCGAGCTCAGGGCCAACCTCATCTCGATCGCGATCTGGATATTGAAGGAATGCGACAGGATACGAAAACGTCTGTCTAATAACTACCAGGGCATCATCGACGTTACCACCATCATCAGGGATGGACTTAAATGA
- the flbT gene encoding flagellar biosynthesis repressor FlbT has protein sequence MKSTLRISLKAGERIFINGAVLRVDRKVALEFLNDVTFLLENHVLQPEGATTPLRQLYFIAQMILINPEGKDHSTAMFRKSITMLLSCFKNEEILAELKRIDALVSTGRAFDALKAIRGLYAIEDNILNNHEMPPTMVEQIRREIAPWR, from the coding sequence ATGAAAAGTACACTTCGCATTTCTCTGAAAGCCGGAGAAAGAATCTTCATCAACGGCGCCGTCCTGCGTGTCGACCGCAAGGTCGCGCTGGAATTCCTGAATGATGTGACGTTCCTTCTCGAAAACCACGTCCTCCAGCCGGAAGGCGCCACCACGCCCCTGCGTCAGCTCTATTTCATCGCGCAGATGATCCTCATCAATCCCGAGGGCAAGGACCACTCGACGGCGATGTTCCGCAAGTCGATCACCATGCTGCTCAGCTGCTTCAAAAACGAGGAAATCCTCGCCGAACTGAAGCGCATCGATGCACTCGTCTCGACCGGCCGCGCCTTCGATGCGCTGAAGGCGATCCGCGGCCTCTACGCGATCGAAGACAATATCCTCAACAACCACGAAATGCCGCCGACGATGGTCGAGCAGATTCGCAGGGAGATTGCACCATGGCGGTAG
- the flgD gene encoding flagellar hook assembly protein FlgD, translated as MAVDATSSVTSTGTTSTTSSAQSKATLNYDNFLQLLIAQMKNQDPTDPVDASEQMSQLASFSQVEQTIQTNTKLDTLLASSSLTQASSYVGKYMESADGTVKGTIESVKVYSDGIIATTTDGGNILVQAGITVADKAPTTTTTSSDSDT; from the coding sequence ATGGCGGTAGACGCAACATCAAGTGTGACCTCGACGGGCACGACAAGCACGACAAGTTCCGCCCAGAGTAAGGCGACGCTGAACTACGACAATTTCCTGCAGCTGCTCATCGCGCAGATGAAGAACCAGGATCCGACCGATCCGGTCGACGCCAGCGAGCAGATGTCACAGCTGGCAAGCTTCTCGCAGGTCGAACAGACGATCCAGACCAACACCAAGCTGGATACGCTGCTGGCAAGCTCGAGCCTTACCCAGGCCAGCAGCTACGTCGGCAAATACATGGAAAGCGCTGACGGCACCGTCAAAGGCACCATCGAATCCGTCAAGGTTTATTCCGACGGCATCATTGCGACGACCACCGATGGCGGTAATATACTCGTGCAGGCGGGAATCACTGTTGCCGACAAGGCGCCGACCACGACGACCACCAGCAGCGACAGCGATACCTGA
- the fliQ gene encoding flagellar biosynthesis protein FliQ — MNEADALDLFQAAIWTVLIAAGPAVIAAMVVGLVIALIQALTQVQEATLTFVPKIVAVLITVGVTAPFVGSQISIFTNLVFSRIQSGF, encoded by the coding sequence ATGAATGAAGCTGATGCATTGGATCTGTTCCAGGCCGCGATCTGGACGGTCCTGATTGCCGCCGGTCCGGCTGTCATTGCCGCGATGGTCGTGGGTCTCGTCATCGCCCTGATCCAGGCGTTGACCCAGGTGCAGGAAGCGACGCTGACCTTCGTGCCGAAGATCGTCGCAGTGCTGATCACGGTCGGCGTCACGGCACCTTTCGTCGGCTCGCAGATCTCGATTTTCACCAATCTCGTCTTCTCGCGCATCCAGTCCGGTTTCTGA
- the flhA gene encoding flagellar biosynthesis protein FlhA, whose amino-acid sequence MAQPPALPLPKVAPSLRDVGFALGIIGIICILFLPIPPFLIDMGLAFSIAFSVLILMVALWIQKPLDFSSFPTILLIATMTRLALNIATTRVILSHGNEGHDAAGGVIAGFASLVMSGDFVIGLIVFLILITINFIVITKGATRIAEVGARFTLDAIPGKQMSIDADLSAGIIDEREAQRRRRELEEESSFFGAMDGASKFVRGDAVAGLIITAINVFGGIIIGYFRHGMPIGEAADVFVKLSVGDGLVSQMPALIVSLAAGLLVSRGGTTGSTDQAVVNQLSGYPRALSVSAVLMFVLALMPGLPFVPFVILGSLLAFGAWFIPRQVEAENKLRREQEEKKVVQSKELEKDSVKAVLRTSEIELALGKMVSTRLLGAHQELAFRVGKMRKKFATQYGFVVPEIKVTDDIAIAEKSYQIRIHGTTVASNLLRVGEVLVVTGAGRRPSIPGDEIREPAFGMPAVSILENFADDLKREGFQPIDNVSVVLTHMSEVIRNNLPQLLSYKDVKVLIDRLDPEYKKLADEICSSHMSYSGLQAVLKLLLAERVSIRNLHLILEAVAELAPHVRKTEQIVEHVRIRMAQQLCGDLADNGVLRVLRLGSKWDLAFHQALKRDAKGEVIEFDIDPRNLEEFSEQATKVIREFMDRGLPFALVTSPETRSYVRMIIERLFATLPVLSHVELAKGIEIKILGSIS is encoded by the coding sequence ATGGCGCAACCACCTGCATTACCCCTTCCGAAAGTCGCCCCGAGCCTGCGCGATGTCGGTTTTGCCCTCGGCATCATCGGCATCATCTGCATTCTCTTCCTGCCGATCCCGCCATTCCTGATCGACATGGGGCTGGCCTTCTCGATCGCCTTCTCGGTGCTGATCCTGATGGTTGCGCTGTGGATCCAGAAACCGCTCGATTTCTCGTCCTTCCCGACCATTCTGCTGATCGCGACGATGACCCGGCTGGCGCTGAACATCGCGACGACGCGCGTCATCCTGTCCCACGGCAATGAGGGCCACGACGCGGCCGGCGGCGTCATCGCCGGTTTCGCAAGCCTGGTGATGTCCGGCGACTTCGTCATCGGTCTGATCGTCTTCCTGATCCTCATCACCATCAACTTCATCGTCATCACCAAGGGCGCCACGCGTATCGCCGAAGTCGGCGCGCGATTCACCCTCGATGCCATCCCCGGCAAGCAGATGTCGATCGACGCCGATCTTTCGGCCGGCATCATCGATGAAAGGGAAGCCCAGCGCCGGCGCAGGGAACTCGAAGAGGAAAGCTCCTTCTTCGGTGCGATGGACGGTGCGTCGAAATTCGTGCGCGGCGATGCCGTCGCCGGCCTGATCATCACCGCCATCAACGTCTTCGGCGGCATCATCATCGGCTATTTCCGCCACGGCATGCCGATCGGCGAAGCAGCCGACGTCTTCGTCAAGCTCTCCGTCGGCGACGGCCTCGTCTCGCAGATGCCGGCCCTGATCGTCTCGCTCGCCGCCGGCCTGCTCGTCTCGCGCGGCGGCACCACCGGCTCCACCGACCAGGCGGTTGTCAACCAGTTGAGCGGTTACCCCCGCGCGCTCTCGGTCTCGGCCGTGCTGATGTTCGTCCTGGCGCTGATGCCGGGCCTGCCCTTCGTCCCCTTCGTGATCCTCGGCAGTCTTCTTGCCTTCGGCGCCTGGTTCATCCCGCGTCAGGTCGAGGCCGAAAACAAGCTTCGCCGCGAGCAGGAGGAAAAGAAGGTCGTCCAGAGCAAGGAGCTGGAAAAGGATTCGGTCAAAGCGGTGCTGCGGACCTCCGAGATCGAGCTTGCGCTCGGCAAGATGGTCTCGACGCGACTGCTCGGCGCCCACCAGGAGCTCGCCTTCCGCGTCGGCAAGATGCGCAAGAAGTTCGCCACCCAATACGGTTTCGTCGTGCCCGAGATCAAGGTCACCGACGATATCGCCATCGCCGAGAAGTCCTACCAGATCCGCATCCACGGCACGACGGTCGCCTCCAACCTGCTGCGCGTCGGCGAAGTTCTCGTCGTCACCGGCGCCGGCCGCCGGCCGAGCATCCCCGGCGATGAAATCCGCGAACCCGCTTTCGGCATGCCGGCCGTCTCGATCCTCGAAAACTTCGCCGACGATCTGAAACGCGAGGGCTTCCAGCCGATCGACAACGTCTCCGTCGTGCTGACCCATATGAGCGAGGTCATCCGCAACAACCTGCCGCAGCTTCTGTCCTACAAGGACGTCAAGGTGCTGATCGATCGCCTCGATCCCGAATATAAGAAGCTCGCCGACGAGATCTGCTCGTCGCACATGTCCTATTCGGGCCTGCAGGCGGTGCTCAAACTGCTGCTTGCCGAACGCGTCTCGATCCGCAACCTGCACCTCATCCTCGAAGCGGTGGCGGAACTCGCCCCGCATGTCAGGAAGACCGAGCAGATCGTCGAGCATGTCCGCATCCGCATGGCCCAGCAGCTCTGCGGCGACCTTGCCGACAACGGCGTGCTGCGCGTCCTCAGGCTGGGCAGCAAATGGGATCTCGCTTTCCACCAGGCGCTGAAGCGCGACGCCAAGGGCGAGGTGATCGAATTCGACATCGATCCGCGCAACCTGGAAGAATTCAGCGAACAGGCCACCAAAGTTATCCGTGAGTTCATGGATCGCGGCCTGCCATTCGCACTTGTCACCTCGCCGGAAACACGCTCCTATGTGCGCATGATCATCGAACGGCTGTTCGCCACGCTGCCGGTCCTGTCGCATGTCGAACTGGCCAAGGGCATCGAGATAAAGATTTTGGGCTCTATTTCATGA
- a CDS encoding flagellar biosynthetic protein FliR yields the protein MITDPQGTVLALFLVFCRIGGCVLALPGFSSARVPEQLRVFIALALSIAVMPLLWDTVYPAVHTGSGTYIGLIVSESLIGVMYGMLARIYTLGMQFAATIIATMVGYTQPGSADIIEDTPESSLSGFITFAGIMILFIMDFHHIVFRALIDSYTTMPFGGLMQMRATLISFSDTLEQTTYIMLRLSSPFLIYGLIFNVSIGFINKLAPQIPVYFISTPYLLMGGLFLVYFSIAALVSQFGQSFGSIYIGR from the coding sequence ATGATAACAGACCCGCAAGGGACCGTTCTCGCGCTGTTTCTGGTTTTCTGCCGGATCGGTGGCTGTGTGCTGGCTCTTCCGGGTTTTTCCTCGGCGCGCGTGCCCGAACAGCTGCGCGTCTTCATCGCCCTAGCGCTGTCGATCGCCGTCATGCCGCTGCTCTGGGACACGGTCTATCCAGCCGTCCACACCGGTTCCGGAACCTATATCGGCCTGATCGTCAGCGAATCGCTGATCGGCGTGATGTACGGCATGCTGGCGCGGATTTACACGCTCGGCATGCAGTTCGCCGCGACGATCATCGCCACCATGGTCGGTTATACCCAGCCGGGCTCGGCCGATATCATCGAAGACACGCCGGAGAGCAGCCTTTCCGGCTTCATCACCTTTGCCGGCATCATGATCCTCTTCATCATGGACTTCCATCATATCGTCTTTCGGGCGCTGATCGATTCCTACACGACCATGCCCTTCGGCGGCCTGATGCAGATGCGCGCGACGCTGATCTCCTTTAGCGACACGCTGGAACAGACCACCTACATCATGCTGCGGCTGTCGAGCCCGTTTTTGATCTACGGCCTGATCTTCAACGTCTCGATCGGCTTCATCAACAAGCTGGCGCCGCAGATCCCGGTCTACTTCATCTCGACGCCCTATCTGCTGATGGGCGGGCTCTTCCTCGTCTACTTCTCGATTGCGGCCCTGGTCAGCCAGTTCGGCCAGTCCTTCGGCTCGATCTATATCGGGCGATGA
- a CDS encoding rod-binding protein: MAISPPSDLVLDVVKAADPMEVQAAQEKLKANRAAFAATSLAENGKGFSNTVDVLDHISQKSGLNNIQNRTKAEEVPESYRKFEAMVLQNFVKSMLPSESEDVYGKGATGDIWKGMMAEQLGNTMAKGDGIGIAKQMYAEQLRRQEGKIVNASTDNDDRNTALSMIDDFQRKTFGTPTAEAKTDRTG, from the coding sequence GTGGCTATTTCGCCCCCCAGTGATCTGGTCCTGGACGTTGTCAAAGCTGCCGACCCCATGGAGGTTCAGGCGGCTCAGGAAAAATTGAAGGCAAATCGTGCGGCCTTTGCCGCAACGAGCCTCGCCGAAAACGGCAAGGGCTTCTCCAATACGGTCGACGTTCTCGACCATATCAGCCAGAAGAGCGGCCTCAACAACATCCAGAACCGCACCAAGGCTGAGGAAGTGCCGGAAAGCTACCGGAAATTCGAGGCCATGGTCCTGCAGAATTTCGTCAAGTCCATGCTGCCGAGCGAAAGCGAAGACGTTTACGGCAAGGGCGCGACCGGCGATATCTGGAAGGGCATGATGGCCGAACAGCTCGGCAACACCATGGCCAAGGGCGACGGCATCGGCATCGCCAAGCAGATGTACGCCGAGCAGCTGCGCCGACAGGAAGGCAAGATCGTCAATGCCTCGACCGATAATGATGACCGCAACACTGCGCTCAGCATGATCGACGACTTCCAGCGCAAGACATTCGGCACGCCGACTGCCGAAGCCAAGACCGATAGAACAGGATGA
- a CDS encoding WecB/TagA/CpsF family glycosyltransferase, whose protein sequence is MNLIANFAVLASRRTIFDLPVCDLGWDDALVFINELASIPVGQTVVCFVNAHNMLTALHDDEYYRIMSHNLVLPDGIGLNIASQIAHGSPFPANLNGTDFVPAFLTFMEAPRRIGLIGGTRSVVEAAAENFRRHTPWHEFVVVSDGYFDKVDSTEVTEEIERQKLDILIVGMGTPLQEKWVHDHIRADHARLVLTVGALFDFVSGAVPRAPRTVRMMRLEWAYRLLQEPTRLWRRYVIGIPVFLFHVLRYRFRRRERILSHPEEHNTALQPRSEHKKAS, encoded by the coding sequence ATGAATCTGATTGCGAACTTCGCGGTGCTCGCATCGCGGCGGACGATCTTCGATCTGCCGGTCTGCGATCTCGGCTGGGACGACGCCCTCGTTTTCATCAACGAGCTGGCCTCCATTCCCGTCGGCCAGACCGTGGTTTGCTTCGTCAACGCCCATAACATGCTGACCGCGCTTCACGATGACGAATATTACCGGATCATGTCGCACAATCTGGTGCTGCCGGATGGTATCGGTCTCAACATCGCATCGCAGATCGCCCATGGTTCGCCCTTTCCCGCCAATCTGAACGGCACCGATTTTGTGCCGGCCTTCCTCACCTTCATGGAGGCCCCGCGCCGCATCGGCCTGATTGGCGGCACGCGTTCGGTCGTCGAGGCGGCGGCGGAAAATTTCCGCAGGCATACGCCCTGGCATGAATTCGTCGTCGTTTCCGACGGTTATTTCGACAAGGTCGATTCCACTGAGGTCACTGAGGAGATCGAGCGCCAAAAGCTCGACATTCTGATCGTCGGCATGGGAACACCGCTGCAGGAAAAATGGGTCCACGATCATATCCGCGCCGATCATGCGCGCCTGGTGCTGACGGTGGGCGCTCTCTTCGACTTCGTCTCCGGCGCCGTCCCGCGTGCGCCGAGGACGGTGCGGATGATGCGCCTGGAATGGGCCTATCGCCTGCTGCAGGAGCCGACGCGACTCTGGCGCCGCTACGTCATCGGCATCCCGGTCTTCCTTTTCCATGTCCTGCGCTATCGCTTCCGCCGGCGCGAACGAATCCTCAGCCATCCGGAAGAACACAACACCGCGCTGCAGCCACGGTCGGAACACAAGAAGGCAAGCTGA
- a CDS encoding succinoglycan biosynthesis protein exop, which translates to MYDIRARSSFHDRPATRPAAAAPARAHDDRYGLPGGVPRSNRPDIAPPEAELLRAIGRALEEQRAKAARTAPLVDRIETILGNHLRAANDIGHPLPQELARGEEPVAPTDAPLISSEPLAALVKEPAEPCPVAPRRRVGGSAVVMTVAAATMIGAGLPVLMPVSPALYRAEATFAVKTDAASRAAFTEAAAKGLMSARVVASTVAALKLDHDPEFAGQRANALGVALDLLSATGAAADPASRAEATLKHSVEILPDAAAGTILVRVTTGDSGKSMRIAARLAEAVSPANGTGGNTESDAALRKAYDEAKAELAAFTAKSGEGNVKVAVDLRRQIDRLDADLKQADQSILEAKTQADRLKAAKLTGVLDGSLPSDMLSPALQDWRDKYAVARTALAQLSAELGPRHPRLLQQQAETDGIKENMGKELARLAQAANAAAKTAVDARKGLNDRRNTLIAQSRDTGVDLARLTELSEKAAAARSRLDDTASASAGPAGDGHITLMKPALATAVSAPDGLTGRSLAGAAAGFAAGLAAAFLLRLRKPVAAAEEEMPLSQALSKPISSAPPASHPVAAEVEEMEALRSEISGLRDRLLVHGLDARQPLR; encoded by the coding sequence ATGTACGATATCAGGGCCAGAAGCAGCTTTCACGATCGCCCAGCCACCCGGCCGGCGGCGGCCGCACCGGCGCGCGCCCACGACGATCGCTATGGACTGCCTGGGGGCGTGCCCCGGTCGAACCGGCCCGATATCGCGCCGCCCGAAGCCGAACTGCTGCGCGCCATCGGCCGCGCGCTGGAAGAGCAGCGCGCCAAAGCGGCGCGCACGGCGCCGCTGGTCGATCGCATCGAAACCATCCTCGGCAATCACCTGCGGGCGGCCAACGACATCGGCCATCCGCTTCCTCAGGAACTGGCGCGCGGTGAAGAACCGGTTGCTCCGACCGACGCGCCGCTGATCTCATCCGAACCGCTGGCCGCGCTCGTTAAGGAACCGGCCGAGCCTTGCCCGGTAGCGCCGCGGCGGCGTGTCGGCGGCAGCGCAGTTGTGATGACGGTCGCCGCTGCGACGATGATCGGAGCCGGTCTGCCGGTGCTGATGCCGGTTTCGCCGGCCCTCTACCGTGCCGAAGCAACGTTTGCGGTAAAGACCGATGCCGCCAGCCGGGCCGCCTTCACCGAGGCTGCGGCGAAAGGGCTGATGTCGGCACGGGTGGTTGCTTCGACGGTTGCCGCCCTGAAACTCGACCACGATCCCGAATTTGCCGGCCAGAGGGCCAATGCGCTCGGCGTTGCGCTCGATCTGCTCTCGGCGACGGGTGCTGCTGCCGACCCGGCCTCGCGGGCCGAGGCAACCTTGAAGCATTCGGTGGAGATCCTGCCCGATGCCGCCGCCGGCACGATCCTCGTGCGGGTGACGACCGGCGACAGCGGCAAATCCATGCGCATCGCCGCAAGGCTTGCCGAAGCGGTTTCCCCGGCGAACGGAACCGGCGGCAACACCGAAAGCGACGCCGCCTTGCGCAAGGCCTATGACGAGGCGAAAGCAGAACTTGCAGCCTTCACGGCAAAGAGCGGCGAGGGCAACGTCAAGGTGGCCGTCGATCTTCGCCGCCAGATCGACCGGCTCGATGCCGATCTGAAACAGGCCGACCAATCTATCCTGGAAGCCAAAACGCAGGCCGACCGGTTGAAAGCCGCAAAACTTACCGGCGTGCTCGACGGTTCTCTCCCCTCCGATATGCTCTCGCCGGCGCTGCAGGACTGGCGCGACAAATATGCTGTCGCCAGGACAGCGCTTGCGCAGCTTTCGGCCGAACTCGGCCCGCGCCATCCGCGGCTGTTGCAGCAGCAGGCCGAAACCGATGGTATCAAGGAGAATATGGGCAAGGAGCTTGCCCGTCTTGCCCAGGCCGCCAACGCCGCCGCCAAGACCGCCGTCGATGCGCGCAAGGGCCTGAACGACCGGCGCAACACACTGATTGCGCAAAGTCGGGATACCGGCGTCGATCTTGCCCGGCTGACCGAACTCAGCGAGAAGGCGGCCGCCGCGCGTTCGCGCCTGGACGATACGGCCTCCGCCTCGGCGGGCCCGGCCGGCGACGGCCATATCACTCTGATGAAGCCGGCGCTGGCAACGGCGGTATCGGCGCCCGACGGCCTGACCGGCCGCTCGCTGGCCGGTGCTGCCGCGGGTTTCGCCGCCGGTCTTGCTGCGGCTTTCCTGCTGCGCCTGCGTAAACCCGTGGCCGCAGCCGAAGAGGAAATGCCGCTGTCCCAAGCGCTGTCCAAACCGATATCTTCGGCACCGCCGGCATCGCACCCGGTCGCAGCCGAGGTCGAAGAGATGGAGGCGCTGCGCTCCGAAATCTCCGGCCTGCGCGACCGGCTTCTTGTTCATGGCCTCGACGCGCGGCAGCCGCTGCGTTGA